ATTCAGGAAATAATCGATGATTTTGATGATATTCAAAGAATCTGCTTTGTAGCATGCGGAACATCATATCATGCGTCTTTAACAGGTAAGTATCTGATTGAATCCCTTGCAGGCGTTCCGACCGATGTAATTCTTGCATCTGAATTTAAATACTCAGCAAATACTTTAAACGACAAGACTCTGGTAATATTCATATCACAGTCCGGTGAAACTGCAGACTCCCTAAAGGCACTGGATGTTGCAAACAAAACATCAAAAACATTAGGTATAGTCAATGTTGCAGGATCAGCTATTACAAGAAGAGCGGATTATGTAATCCAGACTCAGGCAGGTCCTGAAATAGGTGTGGCAGCAACAAAAACATATGTTGCACAGCTGACTTCAATATATCTGTTTGCAGCGCTTTTATGCAAAAATCAGGAACTTCTTGATGAACTTGAAAAGGTTCCGGATTTCATTGACGAATCTCTAAAAGACATAGATTACGTCAAGGAACTTTCAAAAAGATATAACTATGCACGTGACTTCTTCTACTTGGGCAGAGGATATTCCTATCCGACAGCACTTGAAGGCGCCTTGAAACTCAAGGAAATTACATATATCCACGGTGAAGGATATGCTGCAGGTGAACTCAAGCACGGTCCTCTTGCACTGATTGATGAAGGAATTCCTGTGGTTGTAATAATTCCTCCTGGAGACAATTACAGAAAAACCATGAGTAATCTTGAAGAAGTCAAATCTCGTGGAGCTAACGTGCTGGCAATAGGTGCAAAAGGCGATGAATCTCTTAAAAGCAAAGCTAATGCAGTTATAGAAATAAATGCTGAAGTTAAAGAAATCATTGCTCCTCTGGTATATATCGTACCGTTGCAGCTGATAGCTTATTATATTACTCTTGAAAAAGGTCATGACCCTGACAAGCCTAAAAATCTGGCAAAATGTGTGACCGTGGAATAAGGTTTTTTGACCTTATTTGACTTTTTTTATTTTTTTCATTGTTTAATCTTTAAATCCGATTTTGGGATATTTAAACATTAATTTTTCCAATATTGTGCTCTACTGTTTAATTTATCGAAAACCTTTAAATATTACCTGGTCGTCTATTATTTTAAAGTCATGATGT
The uncultured Methanobrevibacter sp. DNA segment above includes these coding regions:
- the glmS gene encoding glutamine--fructose-6-phosphate transaminase (isomerizing); translation: MCGIVGCILKEEDDVAPILFDCISKLEYRGYDSIGLATFSEDKIHIKKDKGKIIEVDKSLDLTDMPGSFGIAHVRWATHGDPSKLNAHPHVDEENRVAVVHNGIIENYLEIREQLISEGHVFKSETDTEVIPHLIQKFMDEGFDLEHAVRKTIGIIEGAYAIAAISVNEPDKIVATRKDSPLIVGLGENGYYLASDSPAILKYAKDIIYPEKGEIVIIDRDGVVVHDEFDNVVNKDIETINWTPEMAEKEGYDHFMIKEINEQATAVRNTLTQKENIQEIIDDFDDIQRICFVACGTSYHASLTGKYLIESLAGVPTDVILASEFKYSANTLNDKTLVIFISQSGETADSLKALDVANKTSKTLGIVNVAGSAITRRADYVIQTQAGPEIGVAATKTYVAQLTSIYLFAALLCKNQELLDELEKVPDFIDESLKDIDYVKELSKRYNYARDFFYLGRGYSYPTALEGALKLKEITYIHGEGYAAGELKHGPLALIDEGIPVVVIIPPGDNYRKTMSNLEEVKSRGANVLAIGAKGDESLKSKANAVIEINAEVKEIIAPLVYIVPLQLIAYYITLEKGHDPDKPKNLAKCVTVE